One part of the Mya arenaria isolate MELC-2E11 chromosome 3, ASM2691426v1 genome encodes these proteins:
- the LOC128226088 gene encoding uncharacterized protein LOC128226088: MVYYNNTWPVSKDGQEGYLQAQMSCVLQAGRATQPGQGLIKVNLDRDIDFIENWNLRITSPVETDRPSAYWTLVNPNEVAPGFVWMFQVRWRGTITYGISTVIEPPVPMGTCSFKTGVEKHFFLCSPTQIPTTEEPEPPTDAPTEPPTPVTNTTTQTPVDKTTAPDEGTWPTVDKTPDICKTYPEVRLLQQEIDANSSPVPYNYHEVLCKYILFYEAQRSGDLPANQRVTWRQDSALQDGRWKSINEDLVGGWYDAGDLVKFGLPMASSTTVLIWGYLRFQEAYVMAGQDAYMRDCIRWPLDYFLKLWDDENQRFYAQVGNGDIDHAAFERPEDMTTERPVYYVEPGRAGSDVAGETAAALAAGYMVFNDSDPAYAMQLLSSAEKIYQFAFSHRGKYSDVISDAAKFYSSSGYEDELTVAGVWLYRATGDVSYLNQAKAFPRNDWAWGYEWSSKELAANILLYEETGESSYYNNARNFFHRWSESGDLQYTPGGLVYRLRWGSLRYAANAAFAALVALDDGIVTRAEMAAGTVLDPFKQINYILGDNPNNMSYVVGFGDKYPTRPHHKASFCAPAPAPQCTFAEFHSSQRHHYLLYGAMVGGPDAGGGYDDNRMAYERSEVTCDYNAGLQSAVAGIVQMTMVNKK; the protein is encoded by the exons ATGGTTTACTACAACAACACGTGGCCTGTGTCCAAGGATGGGCAAGAGGGATACCTCCAGGCCCAGATGTCCTGTGTGTTGCAAGCCGGGCGGGCTACCCAGCCAGGACAGGGTTTAATCAAAGTTAACCTCGATAGGGATATTGACTTTATTGAG aattggAACTTACGGATTACTTCCCCTGTGGAAACGGACAGACCCTCCGCTTACTGGACTCTGGTGAACCCGAACGAGGTTGCTCCCGGCTTTGTGTGGATGTTTCAGGTTCGCTGGCGGGGAACCATCACCTATGGGATAAGCACTGTCATTGAACCTCCTGTACCCATGGGCACATGTAGCTTCAAGACGGGTGTCG aaaaacatttctttctaTGTTCACCCACACAAATACCGACAACGGAAGAACCTGAACCTCCGACGGATGCCCCGACAGAGCCCCCAACGCCGGTTACTaatacaacaacacagacacCGGTAGACAAAACGACCGCCCCAGACGAGGGGACATGGCCAACCGTGGACAAAACACCTGACATATGCAAAACGTATCCGGAAGTTAGACTCCTGCAGCAGGAAATAG aCGCAAACTCGAGCCCCGTCCCCTACAACTACCACGAGGTGCTGTGTAAGTACATCCTGTTCTACGAGGCGCAGCGCTCTGGTGACCTGCCTGCCAACCAGCGTGTCACGTGGCGACAGGACTCGGCTCTCCAGGATGGACGCTGGAAGAGCATTAACGAGGACCTGGTCGGCGGCTGGTACGATG CGGGTGACTTGGTCAAGTTTGGCCTTCCCATGGCGTCGTCCACCACCGTGCTTATCTGGGGCTACCTCCGGTTCCAAGAGGCGTACGTCATGGCCGGCCAGGACGCCTACATGCGGGACTGCATCCGATGGCCACTTGACTACTTCCTCAAACTCTGGGATGACGAGAACCAGAGATTCTATGCTCAG GTGGGAAATGGTGACATTGACCATGCGGCCTTCGAGCGCCCAGAGGATATGACGACGGAACGTCCAGTGTACTACGTGGAACCGGGCCGGGCCGGAAGTGACGTAGCCGGGGAGACCGCTGCCGCGCTCGCAGCTGGATACATGGTGTTCAATGATTCAG ATCCCGCGTACGCGATGCAACTGCTATCATCTGCTGAAAAGATCTACCAGTTCGCGTTCAGCCACAGGGGCAAATACAGTGACGTTATTTCTGATGCGGCAAAGTTTTATTC ATCAAGTGGTTACGAGGACGAGTTGACAGTGGCCGGTGTATGGTTATACCGAGCCACAGGCGATGTGTCCTACCTGAACCAAGCTAAGGCCTTCCCCAGGAATGACTGGGCCTGGGGGTATGAATGGTCCTCAAAGGAACTTGCCGCAAAT ATCTTGCTGTATGAAGAGACAGGAGAAAGTTCCTATTACAACAACGCAAGAAATTTCTTCCACCGCTGGTCGGAAAGTGGTGATCTACAATACACTCCGGGTGGCTTGGTGTACCGTTTGCGATGGGGGTCTCTCAGATATGCGG CGAATGCGGCGTTTGCGGCCCTGGTGGCGCTGGATGACGGAATCGTGACAAGGGCGGAGATGGCGGCCGGCACGGTGCTAGACCCTTTCAAGCAGATAAACTACATACTGGGGGACAACCCTAACAATATGAGCTACGTTGTGGGATTCGGGGATAAGTATCCGACCAGGCCACATCACAAAGCTAG TTTCTGTGCCCCCGCCCCCGCGCCCCAATGCACATTCGCTGAGTTTCACAGCAGCCAGCGGCACCATTACTTGCTTTACGGTGCCATGGTGGGAGGCCCGGACGCTGGGGGCGGTTATGACGACAACAGGATGGCATACGAGAGATCGGAGGTCACCTGTGACTATAACGCCGGCTTGCAGTCCGCTGTTGCTG GTATTGTGCAGATGACCATGGTCAACAAGAAATAG